Proteins from one Staphylococcus sp. IVB6214 genomic window:
- a CDS encoding AzlD domain-containing protein, giving the protein MTCYFLIAVVLSGVVTLLVRILPLVMISRLELSEKFIKWLSFIPITLFTALVVDGLIKQQSGVFGYAINWTFVIALIPTIWIALRTRSLTITVLVGMVAVALLRLMMAP; this is encoded by the coding sequence ATGACATGCTATTTCTTAATTGCGGTCGTCTTATCAGGCGTTGTAACATTGCTCGTGCGCATTTTGCCACTTGTGATGATTTCACGACTCGAACTCTCTGAGAAATTCATCAAATGGCTCTCATTTATTCCGATTACGTTATTTACAGCACTTGTCGTCGATGGCTTGATAAAGCAGCAAAGCGGTGTATTTGGCTATGCGATCAACTGGACGTTTGTCATTGCGCTCATTCCAACAATATGGATTGCATTACGTACACGGAGTTTGACAATAACGGTATTGGTGGGGATGGTAGCTGTGGCGTTATTGAGACTGATGATGGCTCCTTGA
- a CDS encoding alpha/beta fold hydrolase has product MSNYTVDTLHLGTFTTESGETIQDLQLRYEYVGYKGQPLVLVCHALTGNHLTYGTDEQPGWWREIIDGGYMPFHDYQFLTFNVIGSPFGSSSRANDSDFPEHLTMRDIVRAIELGVKALGYTEIDILIGASLGGMQVMELLYNRQFHVKKAVILAATAKTSSYSRAFNEIARQAIHIGGTEGLSIARQLGFLTYRSSKSYESRFTPDEVVAYQKHQGDKFKSSFHLESYLTLLDVLDSHDIYRGRDDVSAVFRMLDTKVLTIGFVDDLLYPDDQVEAVGQHFRYHRHFFVPDNVGHDGFLLNFNDWAPYLYHFLKVSRFRR; this is encoded by the coding sequence ATGAGCAACTATACCGTAGATACGTTACATTTAGGAACATTCACAACAGAATCAGGCGAAACAATTCAAGATTTACAATTGCGCTATGAATACGTCGGTTACAAAGGGCAGCCATTGGTTCTCGTTTGCCATGCTTTAACGGGCAATCACCTAACTTATGGCACAGATGAACAGCCAGGGTGGTGGCGTGAAATTATCGATGGTGGGTATATGCCATTTCACGACTATCAGTTTTTGACATTTAACGTCATCGGTAGTCCGTTTGGATCGAGTTCACGTGCCAATGACAGCGACTTTCCAGAGCATTTAACGATGCGTGATATTGTTAGAGCAATCGAACTCGGCGTGAAGGCACTCGGTTATACAGAAATTGATATTCTGATTGGAGCGTCACTCGGTGGCATGCAGGTGATGGAGCTGTTATACAATCGACAGTTTCACGTGAAAAAAGCGGTGATTCTTGCAGCAACAGCGAAGACGTCTTCGTATAGTCGTGCATTTAACGAAATTGCACGTCAAGCCATTCATATAGGGGGGACGGAAGGTTTGAGCATTGCACGACAACTTGGGTTCTTAACTTACCGCTCTTCGAAAAGTTACGAGTCAAGATTCACACCTGATGAAGTCGTCGCTTATCAAAAACATCAAGGGGACAAGTTCAAGTCATCTTTTCATTTAGAGAGTTACTTAACACTGCTCGATGTCTTAGATAGTCATGATATTTACCGTGGTCGTGATGACGTTAGTGCTGTATTTCGCATGCTCGACACGAAAGTTTTAACGATAGGTTTCGTCGATGACTTGCTGTATCCAGATGATCAAGTTGAAGCGGTCGGTCAACATTTTCGATATCATCGTCACTTCTTCGTTCCTGACAACGTCGGTCATGACGGCTTCCTGCTAAACTTCAATGATTGGGCACCTTATCTCTATCATTTCTTAAAAGTTTCCCGTTTTCGTCGCTAG
- a CDS encoding DUF2232 domain-containing protein: MALLFSKIQFKPMLLCTLAWLLVILVIDFLPALGLIVALFATLPGIILWHRSIHSFGFSVFVTFIFATLTGSVLLMSFMMIVFVISALIGRLLQQRASKERILYMTTLVSSVLTLGVMMFLQSIQQLPYAHEMLEPYQAVVDQAAAMQDVDEASKEVLNASVQQLAIQMPGLIVIALAIFMFLTLVIICPILRKFKIATPVFRPLFLWQMGRSVFIIYAIALLVGITTEPATTMNSISVNFQIVLGFLLVIQGLSFIHYVCVMNRLHISLTIVFVMLGIAFYPLTRLIGLLDIGLNLKAMIKKR, translated from the coding sequence GTGGCGTTATTGTTTTCAAAAATACAGTTTAAGCCAATGTTGCTATGTACACTTGCATGGCTGTTGGTCATCTTAGTAATAGACTTCTTACCCGCATTAGGATTGATTGTTGCACTGTTTGCAACACTCCCGGGTATTATATTATGGCATCGCTCAATCCATTCGTTCGGCTTTAGCGTCTTTGTTACATTCATCTTTGCCACATTAACAGGTAGTGTCTTGTTGATGAGCTTTATGATGATTGTTTTCGTAATCAGCGCATTGATTGGACGTCTGTTACAGCAGCGTGCTTCTAAAGAGCGCATCTTGTATATGACAACATTGGTATCGAGTGTATTAACGCTAGGTGTGATGATGTTTTTACAAAGCATTCAACAATTACCTTATGCTCATGAAATGTTAGAACCTTATCAAGCCGTCGTAGATCAAGCAGCTGCAATGCAAGATGTAGATGAAGCATCAAAAGAAGTATTGAATGCATCGGTACAACAACTTGCTATACAAATGCCAGGTTTGATTGTCATTGCATTGGCAATTTTCATGTTTTTAACACTCGTTATTATTTGTCCTATTTTGCGTAAGTTCAAGATTGCAACGCCCGTATTCAGACCTCTCTTTTTATGGCAGATGGGACGTTCAGTTTTCATTATTTATGCGATCGCTTTGTTGGTAGGCATAACAACAGAACCTGCAACGACAATGAATAGTATCAGTGTGAATTTTCAAATTGTACTCGGCTTTTTACTAGTTATTCAAGGTTTGAGTTTTATCCATTATGTATGTGTGATGAACCGTCTACATATTAGTTTGACGATTGTGTTTGTCATGTTAGGTATTGCATTTTATCCTTTAACACGCTTAATTGGATTGTTAGATATAGGTTTAAATTTAAAAGCTATGATTAAAAAACGATAA
- a CDS encoding DHH family phosphoesterase, with the protein MNRHAIKKALVIPFVLMTLAAMISVGVLVLFNKMFALALALGLFVVLIICAVLLKRMYQHFDRYIDQLSGKISVGSDRAVKTMPMGLIVLDDAEQIEWVNPFMSERIERNVISDPINEVYPNILKRLEKAKEIEYQDGPYAYRVKYSEEEKILYFLDMTEETEIRQEYEDQQPIIATLFLDNYDEITQNMNDTQRSEINAMVTRVISRWAQTHNVYFKRYSSDQFVAYLNRRILREIEESKFDILSQLREKSSGYRAQLTFSIGVGEGSENLIDLGELSQSGLDLALGRGGDQVAIKNINGNVRFYGGKTDPMEKRTRVRARVISHALKDILLEGDKVIVMGHKRPDLDAIGAAIGVTRFAMMNNLDAYVVLNDSDIDPTLQRVMDEINEKPELKERFITSDEAWDMMTSRTTLVVVDTHKPEMVMDENILNKANRKVVIDHHRRGDSFISNPLLVYMEPYASSTAELVTELLEYQPTEQRLTRLESTVMYAGIIVDTRNFTLRTGSRTFDAASYLRAHGADTILTQHFLKDDIETYINRSELIRTVVLQDNGIAIAHGADDKIYHPVTVAQAADELLSLDGVEASYVVARREQDLVGMSARSLGGFNVQLTMEALGGGGHLTNAATQMKDVTVEAAIEQLKTAIAEQIDRSDES; encoded by the coding sequence ATGAATCGTCATGCTATAAAGAAGGCACTGGTCATCCCGTTTGTATTGATGACGCTTGCTGCCATGATAAGCGTTGGTGTCTTGGTGCTTTTTAACAAGATGTTTGCACTCGCGCTCGCATTAGGCTTGTTCGTTGTGCTTATCATTTGTGCAGTACTTCTGAAACGTATGTATCAACATTTTGATCGCTACATTGATCAGTTGAGCGGTAAGATTTCAGTTGGAAGTGATAGAGCGGTCAAAACGATGCCAATGGGATTGATTGTATTAGACGATGCAGAACAAATTGAATGGGTCAATCCGTTTATGTCAGAACGTATCGAACGCAATGTGATTTCAGATCCAATCAATGAAGTGTACCCAAATATTTTGAAACGATTAGAAAAAGCGAAAGAAATTGAATACCAAGATGGTCCATACGCATATCGTGTCAAATATTCAGAAGAAGAGAAAATACTTTACTTCCTTGATATGACAGAAGAAACTGAAATTCGACAAGAATATGAAGATCAACAACCGATTATTGCAACGTTGTTTTTGGATAACTACGATGAAATTACACAAAATATGAATGATACGCAGCGTTCAGAGATTAACGCTATGGTAACACGTGTTATCAGCCGTTGGGCACAGACACATAACGTTTACTTCAAGCGTTATAGCTCAGATCAATTCGTTGCGTATTTGAACAGACGTATTTTACGAGAAATTGAAGAGAGCAAGTTTGACATTTTAAGTCAATTGCGTGAGAAGAGTAGTGGTTACCGTGCACAACTGACATTCAGTATTGGTGTTGGAGAAGGCTCCGAAAACTTAATCGATCTTGGCGAACTTTCACAATCAGGTCTTGACTTGGCATTGGGTCGTGGTGGAGACCAAGTGGCGATTAAAAATATTAATGGTAACGTTCGTTTCTACGGGGGTAAGACTGACCCGATGGAAAAACGGACACGTGTTCGTGCACGTGTTATCTCGCATGCGCTGAAAGACATCTTGCTTGAAGGTGACAAAGTAATCGTGATGGGACATAAGCGCCCAGACTTAGATGCGATTGGTGCAGCAATTGGTGTCACACGCTTTGCAATGATGAATAATTTGGATGCATATGTCGTGTTGAATGATTCAGATATTGATCCAACACTTCAACGTGTGATGGATGAGATCAATGAAAAACCAGAGCTGAAAGAACGTTTCATTACATCTGATGAAGCATGGGATATGATGACATCTAGAACAACTTTGGTAGTTGTTGATACGCATAAACCAGAAATGGTGATGGATGAGAACATTTTAAATAAAGCAAACCGCAAAGTTGTGATTGACCACCACCGTCGTGGCGACAGCTTTATCTCGAATCCATTGCTTGTTTACATGGAACCTTATGCAAGTTCTACGGCTGAACTTGTTACCGAGTTGCTTGAATATCAGCCGACAGAGCAACGTTTGACACGACTTGAGTCGACTGTCATGTATGCGGGAATTATCGTCGATACACGTAACTTCACGTTGCGTACAGGATCACGGACATTTGATGCAGCGAGCTACTTGCGTGCACACGGTGCCGATACGATTCTGACACAACACTTCTTAAAAGATGACATCGAGACATACATTAATCGTTCTGAACTAATACGTACGGTTGTGTTACAAGATAACGGCATTGCGATTGCACACGGTGCAGATGACAAAATCTATCACCCTGTAACAGTTGCCCAAGCGGCAGATGAATTGTTGAGTTTGGACGGTGTGGAGGCGTCGTATGTCGTTGCACGCCGAGAGCAGGACTTAGTCGGAATGTCTGCACGCTCACTGGGTGGCTTTAACGTTCAGTTAACGATGGAAGCACTCGGAGGTGGCGGCCATCTTACAAATGCGGCGACGCAGATGAAAGATGTAACGGTGGAAGCAGCAATCGAACAGTTGAAAACAGCAATTGCGGAACAAATAGACAGGAGTGACGAATCATGA
- the rplI gene encoding 50S ribosomal protein L9 → MKVIFTQDVKGKGKKGEIKDVPVGYANNFLIKNGYAVEATPGNLKQLEQKNKRIEKEKQQEFEDAKALKEKLETLEVEVKAKSGEGGKLFGSISTKQIAEALNKQHGIKLDKRKMDLPNGIHALGYTNVPVKLHKDVDGTIRVHTVEQ, encoded by the coding sequence ATGAAAGTAATTTTCACACAAGACGTAAAAGGTAAAGGGAAAAAAGGCGAAATTAAAGATGTGCCAGTTGGCTATGCGAATAACTTCTTAATCAAAAATGGTTATGCGGTTGAAGCGACACCTGGTAACTTAAAGCAACTTGAACAAAAAAATAAACGTATTGAAAAAGAAAAACAACAAGAATTTGAAGATGCGAAAGCGTTAAAAGAAAAGCTTGAAACACTTGAAGTTGAAGTGAAAGCAAAGTCAGGTGAAGGCGGCAAATTATTCGGTTCAATCAGTACGAAGCAAATCGCTGAAGCATTGAACAAACAACACGGTATCAAGCTGGATAAACGTAAAATGGACTTACCGAACGGAATTCATGCGTTAGGTTATACAAACGTACCTGTGAAGTTACACAAAGATGTAGACGGTACGATTCGTGTTCATACAGTAGAACAATAA
- the dnaB gene encoding replicative DNA helicase, with product MDGMFEHNQMPHSHEAEQSVLGAIFLDPELISTTQEILMPESFYRAPHQHIFRAMMHLNEDGNDIDIVTVLDRLTQDGVVNEAGGAQYLAEITSSVPTTRNIEYYTNVVFKHAMKRKLIHTADSIASDGYNDELDLDTILNDAERRILELSTTRESDGFKDIRDVLSQVYENAEELDQNSGQTPGIPTGYRDLDQMTAGFNRNDLIILAARPSVGKTAFALNIAQKVATHEDNYTVGIFSLEMGADQLATRMICSSGNVDSNRLRTGTMTEEDWNRFTVAVGKLSRTKIFIDDTPGIRITDIRSKCRRLKQEHGLDMIVIDYLQLIQGSGSRASDNRQQEVSEISRMLKAIARELECPVIALSQLSRGVEQRQDKRPMMSDIRESGSIEQDADIVAFLYRDDYYNRGDSDEDDDDASFEPQTNDENGEIEIIIAKQRNGPTGTVKLHFMKQYNKFTDIDYAHAEMA from the coding sequence ATGGATGGTATGTTTGAACATAATCAAATGCCACATAGTCATGAAGCGGAACAATCTGTATTAGGTGCGATATTTTTAGATCCTGAACTTATCTCCACGACACAGGAGATCTTAATGCCGGAATCTTTTTATCGTGCGCCGCATCAACATATTTTCCGTGCCATGATGCATTTAAATGAAGATGGTAATGACATAGATATCGTGACCGTGTTAGATCGCTTAACACAAGACGGTGTTGTCAATGAAGCGGGTGGCGCACAATATTTAGCTGAGATTACGTCTAGCGTGCCGACAACACGGAACATCGAATATTATACGAATGTTGTCTTCAAGCATGCGATGAAACGTAAACTGATTCATACAGCAGATAGTATCGCAAGTGATGGCTATAACGACGAATTAGATTTAGATACCATTTTAAATGATGCAGAACGACGTATTTTAGAACTGTCTACAACCCGTGAAAGTGATGGTTTCAAAGATATTCGTGATGTTTTAAGTCAAGTATATGAAAATGCAGAAGAACTCGATCAAAACAGCGGTCAAACACCGGGGATTCCAACAGGTTATCGCGATCTTGACCAGATGACAGCAGGTTTCAACCGCAATGATTTGATTATTTTAGCAGCCCGTCCATCGGTAGGTAAGACTGCCTTCGCACTGAATATTGCACAAAAAGTCGCAACACACGAAGACAATTATACGGTCGGTATCTTTTCTCTTGAGATGGGCGCCGACCAGTTAGCAACACGTATGATATGTAGTTCGGGAAATGTCGATTCGAATCGTCTGAGAACAGGAACGATGACAGAAGAAGACTGGAATCGCTTCACAGTGGCTGTCGGTAAGCTGTCACGAACGAAGATTTTTATTGATGATACACCGGGCATACGTATTACAGATATTCGTTCGAAATGTCGACGCCTCAAGCAAGAACATGGGCTTGATATGATTGTGATCGACTACTTACAATTGATTCAAGGAAGCGGTTCTCGTGCGTCAGATAACCGTCAACAAGAAGTCTCTGAAATTTCACGTATGCTCAAGGCAATTGCCCGTGAACTAGAATGCCCAGTCATAGCGCTCAGTCAGCTATCACGTGGTGTAGAGCAACGACAAGATAAGCGACCAATGATGAGTGACATTCGTGAATCAGGATCGATTGAACAAGATGCGGACATCGTCGCCTTCTTATATCGTGATGATTATTATAATCGTGGGGACAGTGATGAAGACGATGATGATGCAAGCTTTGAACCACAAACGAACGATGAAAATGGTGAAATTGAAATCATTATCGCCAAGCAACGTAACGGTCCAACAGGGACTGTTAAACTGCACTTCATGAAACAATACAATAAATTTACAGATATTGATTATGCACATGCAGAAATGGCATAA
- a CDS encoding adenylosuccinate synthase — protein sequence MSSIVVVGTQWGDEGKGKITDFLAEQADVITRFSGGNNAGHTIKFDGETYKLHLVPSGIFYKDKLSVIGNGVVVDPVAILKELDALNERGIATDNLRISNRAHVILPYHLMQDELEEARRGDNKIGTTKKGIGPAYVDKAQRIGIRMADLLDKDVFEKRLKENLDYKNDYFKGMFNAEAPAFEDIFETYYAAGQRLAPYVTDTAKVLDDAFVADERVLFEGAQGVMLDIDHGTYPFVTSSNPIAGNVTVGAGVGPTNVSKVVGVCKAYTSRVGDGPFPTELFDEDGHHIREVGREYGTTTGRPRRVGWFDSVVLRHSRRVSGITDLSINSIDVLTGLDTVKICTAYELDGKEITEYPANLNDLKRCKPIFEELPGWTEDITSVRTLDELPDNARRYLERISELCNVHISIFSVGPDRNQTNVVEQLWV from the coding sequence ATGTCATCAATCGTAGTAGTTGGGACACAATGGGGAGACGAAGGTAAAGGTAAGATTACAGACTTTTTAGCAGAACAAGCAGACGTGATTACACGTTTTTCAGGTGGAAACAACGCAGGTCACACAATTAAGTTTGACGGTGAAACATACAAATTGCACTTGGTACCATCTGGTATTTTCTACAAAGACAAACTATCCGTAATCGGTAACGGTGTCGTTGTAGATCCAGTTGCAATTTTAAAAGAATTAGATGCGTTAAATGAACGTGGTATCGCAACAGATAATTTACGTATCTCAAACCGTGCACACGTGATTTTACCTTATCATCTAATGCAAGATGAGCTTGAAGAGGCCCGTCGTGGTGATAACAAAATTGGTACAACGAAAAAAGGTATCGGCCCAGCATACGTAGACAAAGCACAACGTATCGGTATCCGTATGGCTGATCTTTTAGACAAAGACGTATTCGAGAAGCGCTTAAAAGAAAACTTAGACTACAAAAATGACTATTTCAAAGGAATGTTCAACGCAGAAGCGCCTGCATTTGAAGATATTTTTGAAACATACTACGCAGCAGGTCAACGTCTTGCGCCGTATGTAACGGACACAGCGAAAGTATTGGACGATGCATTTGTTGCAGATGAGCGTGTACTATTTGAAGGGGCACAAGGTGTCATGTTAGACATCGACCACGGAACGTACCCATTCGTTACATCTAGTAACCCAATCGCAGGTAACGTAACAGTTGGTGCAGGTGTGGGTCCAACAAATGTTTCAAAAGTTGTCGGTGTATGTAAAGCCTATACGTCACGTGTAGGTGATGGTCCATTCCCAACAGAATTGTTCGACGAAGACGGTCACCATATTCGTGAAGTTGGTCGTGAATACGGAACAACAACAGGACGTCCACGTCGTGTCGGCTGGTTCGACTCAGTAGTATTACGTCACTCTCGTCGTGTGAGCGGTATTACAGACTTATCAATCAACTCAATCGATGTCTTGACTGGCTTAGATACAGTGAAAATCTGTACAGCATACGAGCTAGATGGCAAAGAGATTACAGAGTATCCAGCAAACTTAAATGATTTAAAACGCTGCAAACCAATCTTTGAAGAGTTACCAGGTTGGACAGAAGATATTACAAGTGTTCGTACATTAGACGAATTACCAGATAACGCACGTCGTTATTTAGAGCGTATTTCTGAGTTGTGTAACGTTCATATCTCAATCTTCTCAGTAGGTCCAGACCGTAACCAAACAAATGTTGTAGAACAATTGTGGGTATAA
- a CDS encoding YitT family protein: MEIPESQTVSYKREKPKRATYFVKRFFFITLGALLMGVALELFLVPNQLLDGGIVGISIILSHLTGWKLGVFIFLLNLPFFFLGYKQIGKTFAISTIYAITVLSISTILLHPIDPVIDDKFLVTIFGGAVLGIGVGIVLRYGGSLDGTEILSILVQNKVPFSVGEIVMIINFFIFAVAGFVFTWESALFSVVAYFIASKMIDTVLLGFDESKSVWVISDAYKDIGEAINSRLGRGVTYLKGEGAYTGEDKRVIFCVITRLEEAKLKDIVMEIDDSAFLSIGNVSEVRGGNHKKCDIH, translated from the coding sequence ATGGAAATTCCGGAATCACAAACTGTATCTTACAAGCGGGAAAAGCCTAAACGTGCGACGTATTTTGTAAAACGCTTTTTCTTTATCACACTCGGCGCACTATTAATGGGTGTCGCATTAGAATTATTTCTCGTTCCGAATCAATTGCTCGATGGGGGCATTGTCGGTATTTCAATTATTTTATCACATCTAACAGGATGGAAGCTCGGTGTGTTTATCTTTCTTCTTAATTTACCGTTTTTCTTCTTAGGTTATAAGCAGATCGGTAAAACTTTTGCGATTTCTACTATTTACGCAATCACAGTGCTATCTATCTCTACTATTTTACTTCATCCTATTGATCCGGTGATTGATGATAAGTTTCTCGTGACAATTTTTGGTGGTGCCGTACTCGGTATTGGTGTCGGTATCGTTCTAAGATATGGCGGATCACTCGATGGGACAGAAATACTGTCTATTCTCGTACAGAACAAAGTTCCATTTTCAGTTGGTGAAATTGTGATGATTATCAACTTCTTTATCTTCGCAGTTGCAGGCTTCGTCTTCACATGGGAAAGTGCACTGTTTAGTGTTGTTGCCTATTTCATCGCATCAAAAATGATTGATACGGTATTACTCGGCTTTGATGAATCCAAATCAGTATGGGTCATCAGTGATGCTTACAAAGACATTGGTGAAGCCATCAATTCACGCTTAGGACGAGGTGTCACATATTTGAAAGGAGAAGGCGCTTATACAGGTGAAGATAAACGTGTCATTTTCTGTGTCATTACACGTCTAGAAGAAGCAAAATTGAAAGACATTGTAATGGAAATTGATGACAGTGCATTTCTTTCTATCGGTAACGTATCAGAAGTACGTGGCGGTAACCATAAAAAATGCGATATCCACTAA